A part of Rattus rattus isolate New Zealand chromosome 6, Rrattus_CSIRO_v1, whole genome shotgun sequence genomic DNA contains:
- the Trh gene encoding thyrotropin releasing hormone, whose amino-acid sequence MPGPWLLLALALIFTLTGIPESCGALPEAAQEEGAVTPDLPGLENVQVRPERRFLWKDLQRVRGDLGAALDSWITKRQHPGKREEEEKDIEAEERGDLGEGGAWRLHKRQHPGRRANQDKYSWADEEDSDWMPPSWLPDFFLDSWFSDVPQVKWQHPGRRSFPWMESDVTKRQHPGRRFIDPELRRSWEEKEGEGVLMPEKRQHPGKRALGHPCGPQGTCGQTGLLQLLGDLSRGQETLVKQSPQLEAWDKEPLEE is encoded by the exons ATGCCGGGACCTTGGTTGCTGCTGGCTCTGGCTTTGATCTTCACCCTAACTGGTATCCCTGAATCCTGCGGCGCCTTGCCGGAGGCAGCCCAGGAGGAAGGTGCAGTGACTCCTGACCTTCCTGGCCTGGAGAATGTTCAGGTCCGGCCAGAACGTCGATTCTTGTGGAAAGATCTCCAGCGGGTGAGAGGGGACCTCGGTGCTGCCTTAG ACTCCTGGATCACAAAACGCCAGCATCCaggcaaaagggaggaggaggaaaaagacatTGAAGCTGAAGAGAGGGGAGACTTGGGAGAAGGGGGAGCCTGGAGACTCCACAAACGACAGCACCCCGGCCGACGTGCCAACCAGGACAAGTATTCATGGGCAGATGAGGAGGACAGTGACTGGATGCCACCGTCCTGGTTACCAGATTTCTTTCTGGATTCCTGGTTCTCAGATGTCCCCCAAGTCAAGTGGCAGCACCCTGGCAGGCGATCCTTCCCCTGGATGGAGTCTGATGTCACCAAGAGGCAACATCCAGGCCGGAGGTTCATAGATCCCGAGCTCCGAAGAAgctgggaagaaaaagagggagagggtgtCTTAATGCCTGAGAAACGCCAGCATCCTGGCAAAAGGGCATTGGGTCATCCCTGTGGGCCCCAGGGGACTTGTGGTCAAACAGGCCTGCTCCAGCTTCTAGGTGACCTGAGCAGGGGCCAGGAGACCCTGGTGAAGCAAAGCCCACAACTAGAAGCCTGGGACAAGGAACCTCTGGAGGAGTAA